AAGGCTTCGATTAGTGCTTTAGTATCCACTAAGGCACCTCTTGATGTATTTATTAAAATTGTATCTGACGACATTAAAGCTAGTTTTTCTTTATTAATCAGATAGTAATTTTGATAGCTCAAAGGAATATGTAGACTTATAATTGCTGCTTTTTTATAAATTTCATCTAAAGTTACATAAGTAACATCGCACAGTTCAACCAGATCATCATCTGGTTGAAGATCATTAGCCAATATTTTACAGCCAAAACCATGCATAATCTTCACCATTATACTCCCAATTCTTCCAGTACCTATAATACCTACTGTTTTACCATGTAAATTAAAACCCATTAAATTATTTTGTAAAAAATTGTAGGCATGTACTTGTTCATTAGCCATTATTATTTTTCTATTTAGGGTAAGCAATAAAGCTACAGCATGTTCTGCAATTGCGTGCGGGGAATAATCTGGAGCATTAGCGACTTGAAAGCCTAAATTTTTAGCCACCTTAAGATTTATATTATTGAAACCCGCCGAGCGTATGGTGATAAAACGCACACCCAAATCCCATAGTTTTTCTAGTACTATGGCTGATGCATCATCACCTGAAAATATACAAATAATTCTATAACCAACTGCTTTGAAAACGGTTTCAGTATCTAAAGCATCTGGTGTAAAAGTAATTTGATACTTGTTGATATTGGCAGCACTTATAAAAGGAATTTCAAAGGCTTTAGCACTATAAACTAGTATTTTCATGGGTGATTTCTTTTTTGAATATTAAATCTTGATCTTCCATAGCTAGAATCACTAATTTTATATAGTCATCGATTGTTTTTTCTATATTTTTAGGGTCTGTGATATCTATACTTCCTCTCCAAATCATCGCTCTTTCTTTACCTTCACAAATACAATATAGGGTTGTCTCTGCATGGTAAACAGTAAATTCATCGTAGTAATCCTCGTCATAATAAATACCTTGGTGTGATCGATAATCTTCATTAAATCGACCCTTATAATTATCTAATTTTGATATGGCTTTTATAAAGCTTTCTCTATCTTCAGAGCCTGTTATTTTAGTAAATAAAATGGCATCAAAATCTTTATCTAAAAGGCTTTGCTCCACAGCATCTAATTCCTTCTCAGTTTTTGCTGAATTCGTAAAGGCTATATCAAAAACATCTAAACTGGCTACAGCCTCTACATTTCTTTGTTTGAATTCTTGCTGTAATTTGTCCTCAAAATTTTCTCTAGCTTCTGCATTTGCAGTCATTCCAACTATTAAAACCTTGTTTGCATTAAAAATTACGATATCTGGATTTTTCCAGTTTTCCACAAGACTAACGGGGGAACAGCCGATTAAAAATAAAGTAGTTATAAACAGTAGTTTTTTCATCGGATACGTATATTTAATGAAGTAAACGTTTATCCTTTTTTATGGCTA
The sequence above is drawn from the Cellulophaga sp. Hel_I_12 genome and encodes:
- a CDS encoding 2-hydroxyacid dehydrogenase, whose amino-acid sequence is MKILVYSAKAFEIPFISAANINKYQITFTPDALDTETVFKAVGYRIICIFSGDDASAIVLEKLWDLGVRFITIRSAGFNNINLKVAKNLGFQVANAPDYSPHAIAEHAVALLLTLNRKIIMANEQVHAYNFLQNNLMGFNLHGKTVGIIGTGRIGSIMVKIMHGFGCKILANDLQPDDDLVELCDVTYVTLDEIYKKAAIISLHIPLSYQNYYLINKEKLALMSSDTILINTSRGALVDTKALIEALEKGAIAGYCTDVYEKEKGTFFKDNSKDSIKDEDLKKLLTFSNVLLTPHQAFVTKEALQHIAEITFKNIDSWLAHTVGKNELGLEMADS